The DNA window TGAATTTGGCTTTGTCGATCGGTGAGAGGTCAGAGGACATGGGACAGGCTCCTGAAGGGACAGTCAGCGCCTTATAGAAAACAAGTGCGACAAGCGCGAGACCCGAATCGTTCTTTTGACCAGTCCGCGGATGGCTGAGGCCGCCACTACTTTTGCGGGAAATGCTCGGGCAACAGGTGGCCGGGAAGGTGCCATTGTTTCGGTTTGCCCGACAGTGCCGGATTGTGGCGAAAATAAGGCAGCGCCCGGCGGCAGTTACGGACGATGAACGGCAAAACCCCGGCCCGTATGCTATGGTCACACCGTTGAACTGTTATGTAACAAACACCTCAGAGAGGGGATTGAGTAATGCGTATAAAAGGTACAATTGCAGCCGCTGCGACGGCTGTTCTGATAAGCGCCAGCGGCCTGATGGCCGCAACGACCGGCATGTTTGAGGGCGAATACGATGTCTCAAATGCGGACAATGGCCAGCACGGCGTCTGGCTGAAGAACTTCATTACCGGGCATGGCGGTGCGTATAATTACTGGGGCGTCGAGCAGGGCCATCTTTCTTATCACGACGGCGAGGCCCGGCTGACAGCGACTGTTGAGAACCAGGGCGACAACTCTCTGCAGCTATATCTGGACATGGTGTTCATGACACGGCACGACTTTGCGGGTGCGCCAAAATGCGAATGGGGCGACGGATGCCCGCCCTCGGCCGCCGACTGGGAATACTTCTCGATCAGCAGCGGGACCCTTTCAGGTATCGGCAGTCTGTCGGGGCTTGAGCTGACGCTGAGCCAGTTCCCTGATCCGTCCTATGCCGATCACCCGCCGCAGCTCGGCGTTGGCGCAAACAGCAAGTCAAAAACCGAACTGGGTTTCGCGTCCTGGCTGGCCTGGTCCGGGCTCGATGCCTCAGGCAACCAGCTTTACGATTTCGACATGCACTCGCAGGTCTACAGCGGGCAGCATGGCGACATCAATATCGCGCTCGAAGCTGTACCCCTGCCTGCCGCAGGCTGGCTGCTGTTCGCCGCTGTTGGAGGACTTGCCG is part of the Roseobacter ponti genome and encodes:
- a CDS encoding VPLPA-CTERM sorting domain-containing protein codes for the protein MRIKGTIAAAATAVLISASGLMAATTGMFEGEYDVSNADNGQHGVWLKNFITGHGGAYNYWGVEQGHLSYHDGEARLTATVENQGDNSLQLYLDMVFMTRHDFAGAPKCEWGDGCPPSAADWEYFSISSGTLSGIGSLSGLELTLSQFPDPSYADHPPQLGVGANSKSKTELGFASWLAWSGLDASGNQLYDFDMHSQVYSGQHGDINIALEAVPLPAAGWLLFAAVGGLAAAGRRKS